In one window of Euwallacea similis isolate ESF13 chromosome 4, ESF131.1, whole genome shotgun sequence DNA:
- the LOC136408184 gene encoding uncharacterized protein isoform X2 — MNTLVRGLMTDSFCYICYESLLGASHNENHYSSIKHYQNIVTWMKGRLVAQNIINSRFIGVNLIHTPTVYNNLGSASPFPPLVQRAINLPAVEQLKLSNCYVCNLGFQMQSHKEAHVKEFPHCIMAPMKSEMIKRGLEVEFLTYSRRKKTLTCILCKVKMLNIQTASKHLNEESHIQTLNNWCAKFVMRDLPLEVTRYYYCKICNVFLDGTSDANQHYKEEPHRLRLAQTQRPSNLTLPSSNCVNFLHESPASAPKPVTVCQKSPKTMPNFKDIQLSDFISILASNKTNGESSECVSVKDQLFSEINKLVQTIYYSKTLPLEVSLQYVKKVNEDVKELVKNYQMQESDDVKSEDDVEHKDEISQENEAVENIKFVSETAETIDCTNKGNNFLSKNCQTAEQEAILPRQFDYNVESELVNEKPKTMVEMLLKVESEKSKLMETNPFALEINVLSEIENLLKQINQPKRIAEKILKYLKTFNKSLDQQKFILHEDERRRTSHESLKEPLSPDTHSNISPEMKNLLRNENVLIDSLNHEKEKGD, encoded by the exons ATGAATACACTCGTAAGAGGCTTAATGACCGATTCGTTTTGTTATATTTGCTATGAAAGTCTGTTGGGCGCTTCCCATAATGAAAACCATTACAGCTCAATAAAACACTATCAAAACATAGTTACATGGATGAAGGGACGTCTAGTAGCGCAGAATATTATTAACTCCAGATTTATAGGTGTAAATTTAATCCATACACCCACTGTTTATAACAATTTGGGCAGTGCGAGTCCATTTCCTCCATTGGTTCAAAG agcAATTAACCTGCCTGCTGTGGAGCAGTTGAAATTGTCTAACTGTTATGTATGCAACTTAGGATTTCAGATGCAGTCTCACAAAGAGGCACATGTAAAAGAGTTTCCTCATTGCATTATGGCACCAATGAAGTCAGAAATGATAAAGAGAG gATTGGAAGTGGAGTTTTTAACCTATTCAAGGagaaagaaaactttaacCTGCATTCTGTGTAAAGTGAAAATGCTTAATATTCAAACAGCTTCTAAACATTTGAATGAAGAATCTCACATACAAACTTTGAATAATTGGTGTGCAAAATTTGTTATGCGG GATTTACCATTGGAAGTGACTCGATACTACTATTGTAAGATTTGCAATGTGTTCTTGGATGGAACCAGTGATGCCAATCAGCATTATAAAGAGGAACCACATAGATT GAGACTAGCCCAAACTCAGCGGCCGTCCAACCTCACGCTACCGTCATCTAATTGTGTCAATTTTCTACATGAATCACCCGCATCTG CTCCCAAACCCGTTACAGTATGCCAGAAATCTCCAAAAACTATGCCTAATTTCAAAGATATTCAGCTCAGCgatttcatttcaattttagcctcaaataaaacaaatggCGAAAGTAGCGAGTGTGTTTCTGTAAAAGACCAGCTGTTTAGCGAAATAAATAAGCTTGTGCaaactatttattattcaaagaCATTGCCCCTCGAGGTGTCTTTGCAGTATGTAAAGAAAGTTAATGAAGATGTGAAGGAACTTGttaaaaactatcaaatgCAAGAAAGTGATGATGTTAAAAGTGAAGATGATGTCGAACATAAAGATGAGATAAGTCAAGAAAATGAAGctgtagaaaatattaaatttgtttcagaAACAGCAGAAACTATTGATTGCACAAATAAAGgaaacaattttctttcaaagaaCTGCCAAACTGCAGAACAAGAAGCAATTTTACCGAGACAATTTGATTACAATGTTGAGTCTGAATTAGTCAATGAAAAGCCTAAAACTATGGTAGAAATGCTGTTGAAAGTTGAGAGTGAAAAATCCAAACTCATGGAAACTAATCCCTTCGCATTGGAGATCAATGTTCTCAGTGAAATTGAGAATTTGTTGAAGCAAATTAATCAGCCTAAACGAATTGCAGAAAAGATTCTCAAGTAcctcaaaacatttaataaatctttagATCAACAAAAGTTTATTCTTCATGAGg ATGAAAGACGTAGGACTTCCCATGAGAGCTTAAAGGAGCCGCTCTCTCCAGATACCCACTCAAACATCTCTccggaaatgaaaaatttattgcgaAACGAAAACGTCTTAATCGATTCTCTTAATCATGAGAAAGAGAAAGGCGACTAA
- the LOC136408184 gene encoding uncharacterized protein isoform X1: MNTLVRGLMTDSFCYICYESLLGASHNENHYSSIKHYQNIVTWMKGRLVAQNIINSRFIGVNLIHTPTVYNNLGSASPFPPLVQRAINLPAVEQLKLSNCYVCNLGFQMQSHKEAHVKEFPHCIMAPMKSEMIKRGLEVEFLTYSRRKKTLTCILCKVKMLNIQTASKHLNEESHIQTLNNWCAKFVMRDLPLEVTRYYYCKICNVFLDGTSDANQHYKEEPHRLRLAQTQRPSNLTLPSSNCVNFLHESPASETAPKPVTVCQKSPKTMPNFKDIQLSDFISILASNKTNGESSECVSVKDQLFSEINKLVQTIYYSKTLPLEVSLQYVKKVNEDVKELVKNYQMQESDDVKSEDDVEHKDEISQENEAVENIKFVSETAETIDCTNKGNNFLSKNCQTAEQEAILPRQFDYNVESELVNEKPKTMVEMLLKVESEKSKLMETNPFALEINVLSEIENLLKQINQPKRIAEKILKYLKTFNKSLDQQKFILHEDERRRTSHESLKEPLSPDTHSNISPEMKNLLRNENVLIDSLNHEKEKGD; the protein is encoded by the exons ATGAATACACTCGTAAGAGGCTTAATGACCGATTCGTTTTGTTATATTTGCTATGAAAGTCTGTTGGGCGCTTCCCATAATGAAAACCATTACAGCTCAATAAAACACTATCAAAACATAGTTACATGGATGAAGGGACGTCTAGTAGCGCAGAATATTATTAACTCCAGATTTATAGGTGTAAATTTAATCCATACACCCACTGTTTATAACAATTTGGGCAGTGCGAGTCCATTTCCTCCATTGGTTCAAAG agcAATTAACCTGCCTGCTGTGGAGCAGTTGAAATTGTCTAACTGTTATGTATGCAACTTAGGATTTCAGATGCAGTCTCACAAAGAGGCACATGTAAAAGAGTTTCCTCATTGCATTATGGCACCAATGAAGTCAGAAATGATAAAGAGAG gATTGGAAGTGGAGTTTTTAACCTATTCAAGGagaaagaaaactttaacCTGCATTCTGTGTAAAGTGAAAATGCTTAATATTCAAACAGCTTCTAAACATTTGAATGAAGAATCTCACATACAAACTTTGAATAATTGGTGTGCAAAATTTGTTATGCGG GATTTACCATTGGAAGTGACTCGATACTACTATTGTAAGATTTGCAATGTGTTCTTGGATGGAACCAGTGATGCCAATCAGCATTATAAAGAGGAACCACATAGATT GAGACTAGCCCAAACTCAGCGGCCGTCCAACCTCACGCTACCGTCATCTAATTGTGTCAATTTTCTACATGAATCACCCGCATCTG AAACAGCTCCCAAACCCGTTACAGTATGCCAGAAATCTCCAAAAACTATGCCTAATTTCAAAGATATTCAGCTCAGCgatttcatttcaattttagcctcaaataaaacaaatggCGAAAGTAGCGAGTGTGTTTCTGTAAAAGACCAGCTGTTTAGCGAAATAAATAAGCTTGTGCaaactatttattattcaaagaCATTGCCCCTCGAGGTGTCTTTGCAGTATGTAAAGAAAGTTAATGAAGATGTGAAGGAACTTGttaaaaactatcaaatgCAAGAAAGTGATGATGTTAAAAGTGAAGATGATGTCGAACATAAAGATGAGATAAGTCAAGAAAATGAAGctgtagaaaatattaaatttgtttcagaAACAGCAGAAACTATTGATTGCACAAATAAAGgaaacaattttctttcaaagaaCTGCCAAACTGCAGAACAAGAAGCAATTTTACCGAGACAATTTGATTACAATGTTGAGTCTGAATTAGTCAATGAAAAGCCTAAAACTATGGTAGAAATGCTGTTGAAAGTTGAGAGTGAAAAATCCAAACTCATGGAAACTAATCCCTTCGCATTGGAGATCAATGTTCTCAGTGAAATTGAGAATTTGTTGAAGCAAATTAATCAGCCTAAACGAATTGCAGAAAAGATTCTCAAGTAcctcaaaacatttaataaatctttagATCAACAAAAGTTTATTCTTCATGAGg ATGAAAGACGTAGGACTTCCCATGAGAGCTTAAAGGAGCCGCTCTCTCCAGATACCCACTCAAACATCTCTccggaaatgaaaaatttattgcgaAACGAAAACGTCTTAATCGATTCTCTTAATCATGAGAAAGAGAAAGGCGACTAA